In Halopseudomonas xinjiangensis, a single genomic region encodes these proteins:
- a CDS encoding efflux RND transporter periplasmic adaptor subunit, whose translation MNPASSGKRRRHAWLATIVVLIIALAAWYAWSRSANRQPAFATATVERGDVEDSITALGTLEPLNYVDVGTQVSGQLSALHVQLGDEVEEGQLLAEIDPTIYLARVEATRAQLANLRAQLADREAQQTLARLQAERQQNLIKLDATSQEQVESADATLRSATAQIQAIKAQIRQTESALKGEEADLNYTRVYAPMGGTVVQQLANQGQTLNANQTAPIIVQIADLSTMTVRTQVSEADIAQLEVGMPAYFSTLGQPRRRWEGTLRQILPTPEVLNNVVLFNALFDVPNPDGDLLPQMSAQVFFVRAAAQDVLTIPVTALQPSTAGRAPGEAVKRQPSGDGRQAQVQVLGADGEPGPRDIRVGTRNRVSVEVIEGLEEGDQVVTGRISASAADTRSGPPRRFM comes from the coding sequence ATGAATCCCGCTTCATCCGGCAAGCGCCGGCGCCATGCCTGGCTTGCCACCATCGTCGTTCTGATCATCGCGCTCGCCGCCTGGTACGCCTGGTCCAGAAGCGCGAATCGCCAGCCCGCCTTTGCCACCGCGACAGTCGAGCGCGGCGACGTCGAAGACAGCATCACCGCCTTGGGCACCCTTGAGCCCCTCAACTATGTGGACGTCGGCACCCAGGTGTCCGGCCAGCTCAGCGCGCTACATGTACAACTGGGGGATGAGGTCGAAGAAGGTCAACTGCTCGCCGAGATCGACCCGACGATATATCTGGCGCGCGTGGAAGCCACCCGTGCGCAACTGGCCAATCTGCGCGCGCAACTCGCCGACCGGGAAGCGCAACAGACGCTGGCACGCCTGCAGGCAGAACGGCAGCAAAACCTGATCAAACTCGACGCGACCAGCCAGGAGCAGGTGGAAAGCGCTGACGCTACGCTGCGTTCGGCCACTGCCCAGATCCAGGCGATCAAGGCTCAGATTCGGCAGACCGAATCGGCCCTCAAGGGCGAGGAAGCCGATCTCAACTACACCCGTGTCTACGCGCCCATGGGCGGTACGGTGGTACAACAACTGGCCAACCAGGGGCAGACGCTCAACGCCAATCAGACAGCGCCGATCATCGTGCAAATAGCCGATCTCAGCACTATGACCGTCCGCACCCAGGTCTCGGAAGCGGACATTGCCCAGCTGGAAGTGGGCATGCCCGCCTACTTCTCCACGCTTGGCCAGCCTCGCCGGCGCTGGGAGGGCACGCTGCGCCAGATCCTGCCGACGCCGGAAGTGCTTAACAATGTAGTGTTGTTCAATGCCCTGTTCGACGTACCCAACCCGGACGGCGATCTGCTACCGCAGATGAGCGCGCAGGTGTTTTTCGTGCGCGCTGCAGCGCAAGACGTACTGACGATTCCCGTCACGGCCTTGCAGCCGTCCACCGCCGGGCGCGCCCCAGGCGAAGCTGTAAAGCGCCAGCCGAGTGGCGACGGGCGCCAGGCGCAGGTCCAGGTGCTCGGCGCCGATGGTGAACCCGGGCCACGCGACATTCGCGTCGGCACACGCAACCGGGTCTCGGTCGAAGTTATCGAAGGGCTCGAGGAAGGCGACCAAGTGGTAACCGGGCGCATCAGTGCCTCGGCCGCCGACACCCGCAGCGGCCCGCCGCGCCGGTTCATGTGA
- a CDS encoding VOC family protein: MSFAKAYFDIGVFTNQREAQQQFWAERAGLPFDHTQKLGGGVLQHRYRADEAVLKLNDARDPLAEVGPGPIREILVASATVTAPLELSDADGNRVTLVPPGHENIHGLAARLIVSDPKRSLAFYRDAIGMTAVAQDRLHCGRGQLRLEAGDTGDAPEQPLAARGIRYLTFQVFDCDQAFASAVAAGATVAREPATLGSTARIAFVRDPDGTWIELSQRASVTGQPV, translated from the coding sequence ATGAGCTTTGCCAAAGCGTATTTCGACATCGGTGTTTTCACCAATCAGCGCGAGGCGCAACAGCAGTTCTGGGCTGAGCGCGCAGGTCTGCCTTTCGACCATACGCAAAAGCTCGGTGGCGGCGTGCTGCAGCATCGCTACCGGGCGGATGAAGCTGTATTGAAACTGAACGACGCGCGGGACCCGCTTGCCGAAGTCGGGCCCGGCCCGATTCGCGAGATTCTGGTCGCCAGCGCTACGGTCACCGCTCCTCTGGAGCTGAGCGATGCGGATGGCAACCGGGTCACACTGGTGCCGCCAGGCCATGAGAATATTCACGGCTTGGCCGCACGATTGATAGTGAGCGACCCCAAGCGTAGCCTGGCATTCTACCGGGACGCCATTGGCATGACCGCTGTCGCCCAGGACCGCCTGCACTGCGGTCGCGGGCAGCTGCGGCTCGAGGCCGGCGATACAGGCGATGCGCCAGAGCAACCGCTGGCCGCGCGCGGCATTCGTTATCTGACCTTCCAGGTATTTGATTGCGATCAGGCGTTCGCCAGTGCCGTGGCCGCCGGCGCCACCGTTGCGAGGGAGCCGGCCACGCTCGGCAGCACTGCGCGCATCGCCTTCGTGCGTGACCCTGACGGGACCTGGATCGAGTTATCGCAGCGCGCTTCGGTCACCGGCCAGCCGGTCTGA
- a CDS encoding sigma-54-dependent transcriptional regulator: MTDKEHIVLIEDDRGLRELLQEELEVEGYSVTVCGDAETGLLAIREHLPELVVSDLRLPGADGLSLLPAISQCSPKPSVLIITAFGSVQQAVESLKAGADDFLTKPLEMDHFLLTVSRLLDNRRLRSEVQRYRSILGVEQFHGIIGQSPAMQQLFHQIRQIAGADGPVLIQGESGTGKELVARAVHEQSSRKNRPYLVVNCGGIPGELMESEFFGHAAGAFTGARTQRAGLFQQADGGTLMLDELGEMPPPLQAKLLRALQDGHVRPVGSDHEIQVDVRVIAATNRNLTEAVNEGTFREDLYYRLETFGIQVPPLRSRREDIRPLAEFFLTRFNTRQGRNVRGFSDDTLALMADYGFPGNVRELQNAVERAATFCDTPLIEPRHLPERMLGAASSEPSATEQLPDAKTDPALAESLPDLETVHRNHIHRVLTATQGNKRKAADILGITRRTLYRWLE, encoded by the coding sequence ATGACCGACAAGGAACACATCGTACTCATCGAGGACGACCGCGGACTGCGCGAACTGCTGCAGGAGGAGCTCGAAGTCGAAGGCTATTCGGTGACCGTCTGCGGTGACGCGGAAACCGGCCTGCTGGCGATTCGCGAGCATTTACCGGAGCTGGTCGTCAGCGACCTGCGGCTGCCGGGTGCCGACGGGCTGAGCCTGCTGCCAGCGATATCGCAGTGCTCGCCCAAGCCGTCGGTGCTGATCATCACCGCTTTCGGCTCGGTCCAGCAGGCGGTCGAGTCGCTAAAGGCCGGCGCCGATGATTTCCTGACCAAGCCTCTGGAGATGGATCATTTCCTACTCACCGTGAGCCGCCTGCTGGACAACCGGCGGCTACGCAGTGAAGTACAGCGTTACCGATCGATTCTCGGCGTCGAGCAGTTCCACGGCATCATCGGCCAGAGCCCGGCGATGCAGCAGCTGTTCCATCAGATTCGCCAGATCGCTGGTGCCGACGGGCCGGTACTGATCCAGGGCGAGAGCGGCACCGGCAAGGAATTGGTCGCACGGGCTGTTCACGAGCAGAGTTCACGCAAGAATCGGCCGTATCTGGTGGTCAACTGTGGGGGTATTCCCGGCGAACTCATGGAAAGCGAGTTCTTCGGCCATGCTGCGGGCGCGTTCACCGGAGCCAGAACCCAGCGCGCAGGCCTGTTCCAGCAGGCAGACGGCGGCACGCTGATGCTCGACGAACTCGGCGAGATGCCACCGCCGCTGCAGGCCAAGCTGCTGCGCGCCCTGCAGGACGGACATGTCCGCCCGGTGGGCAGCGACCACGAAATTCAGGTCGACGTCCGGGTGATTGCTGCCACCAATCGCAATCTGACCGAGGCAGTGAACGAAGGCACCTTTCGCGAGGATCTGTACTACCGCCTGGAAACCTTCGGCATTCAGGTGCCGCCGCTGCGCTCGCGCCGGGAAGACATCCGGCCGTTGGCCGAGTTCTTTCTGACTCGATTCAATACGCGACAGGGCCGCAACGTAAGGGGCTTCAGCGACGACACCCTGGCCCTGATGGCAGACTACGGATTTCCCGGTAACGTCCGCGAATTGCAAAACGCGGTTGAGCGGGCAGCGACGTTTTGCGATACGCCATTGATCGAACCGCGCCATCTGCCGGAGCGAATGCTCGGCGCGGCGTCGTCCGAGCCATCCGCGACCGAACAGCTGCCGGATGCCAAGACCGATCCGGCGCTGGCGGAATCGCTGCCGGATCTGGAAACGGTACACCGCAATCACATCCATCGAGTCCTGACCGCTACCCAGGGCAACAAGCGCAAGGCGGCGGATATCCTGGGAATCACCCGGCGCACGCTGTATCGCTGGCTGGAATGA
- a CDS encoding sensor histidine kinase — translation MRKKYSLKRNTPFLKAAWSSANGLQQTLLMFVVLPLMLLTALGIRIGLQQANQFQEQRLKNDLELIGRAISIPVGAALSQGDQGQIELALGSVFVLGEVYGASVFDVNGVRIASAGITESDLSRSTIPERIVSTGEGQEGYSRVAGRELFSHFLPLFDAAGQIQGLIQITRLASDFRQALNRFTIIAWLIWGLLSITILAAVLLGHHGGIGRYVDRLLEHMGRVAQGDHSHRAALDGPQEVASLAEGLNRMLDSIEEANRELDEHRRAETELLRRLKDNEKMAAIGSMARGIAHELGAPLSVIDGRARRLERSSTMDDKQKHQLLGIRSQVARLTRTVRQLLDYCRPAAPQPRKLDPRLLVENVLEAMRPEADSSARLLTVQTPTDLAPILGDPGRLELALLNLVRNALQASLREVRISLSADACWLYISIIDDGPGLPDVPVEQLLEPFYTTKSPGDGTGLGLAIVQTVAEEHQGQLMLSNAPDRGCEARLLLPLLTKSDSETA, via the coding sequence ATGAGAAAAAAATACTCGCTCAAGAGAAACACGCCGTTCCTCAAAGCTGCCTGGTCCAGCGCCAACGGTTTGCAGCAAACATTGCTGATGTTTGTGGTGCTTCCGCTCATGCTGCTAACGGCACTGGGTATACGTATTGGCCTCCAACAAGCGAACCAGTTCCAGGAACAGCGCCTGAAAAACGATTTGGAGCTCATTGGACGGGCCATCAGCATCCCGGTTGGCGCGGCCCTGAGCCAGGGAGATCAAGGGCAGATAGAACTGGCGCTTGGCTCGGTGTTCGTCCTCGGAGAGGTCTACGGCGCGTCTGTCTTCGATGTGAACGGTGTACGCATCGCTTCGGCCGGCATCACCGAAAGCGATCTGTCGCGCTCGACCATACCCGAGCGCATCGTATCGACCGGCGAAGGCCAAGAGGGATACAGTCGGGTCGCCGGGCGTGAACTGTTTTCGCATTTCCTGCCGCTGTTCGACGCCGCCGGGCAGATCCAGGGCCTGATTCAGATAACCCGCCTGGCGAGCGATTTCCGCCAGGCATTGAATCGTTTCACCATCATCGCCTGGCTGATCTGGGGTCTGCTCAGCATCACCATCCTCGCTGCGGTGCTGCTCGGTCACCATGGCGGGATCGGGCGCTACGTCGATCGGCTCCTCGAACACATGGGCCGCGTGGCGCAGGGCGACCATTCACATCGCGCGGCGCTCGATGGTCCGCAAGAGGTGGCTTCGCTAGCCGAGGGTCTGAATCGCATGCTCGACAGTATCGAGGAGGCCAACCGCGAGCTCGATGAGCATCGACGCGCCGAGACAGAGCTTCTCAGGCGGCTCAAGGATAATGAGAAGATGGCCGCCATCGGCAGTATGGCTCGCGGCATCGCCCACGAGCTCGGCGCTCCGTTGAGCGTAATCGACGGCAGAGCGCGCCGCCTCGAGCGGTCATCGACGATGGATGACAAGCAGAAGCATCAACTCCTCGGCATCCGATCCCAGGTAGCACGCCTCACCCGGACGGTACGCCAGCTGCTTGATTATTGCCGCCCCGCCGCGCCGCAGCCGCGAAAGCTGGACCCTCGCCTGCTGGTCGAAAACGTATTGGAGGCAATGCGTCCCGAGGCGGATTCCAGCGCTCGCTTGCTGACGGTGCAGACGCCAACGGACCTGGCTCCGATCCTCGGCGATCCGGGACGCCTGGAGCTGGCCTTGCTCAATCTTGTGCGCAACGCGTTGCAGGCTTCGCTGCGTGAGGTACGGATTTCGCTCTCGGCCGACGCGTGCTGGCTGTACATATCGATCATCGATGACGGGCCAGGGCTGCCGGACGTCCCGGTGGAACAGTTGTTGGAACCCTTCTACACCACCAAATCGCCGGGCGATGGCACCGGCCTTGGTCTGGCCATCGTGCAAACCGTCGCCGAGGAGCATCAGGGACAGCTGATGCTGAGCAACGCCCCAGACCGCGGTTGTGAAGCCCGTCTGTTGCTACCGCTTCTTACGAAATCAGATTCGGAGACCGCATGA
- a CDS encoding DUF4168 domain-containing protein, with the protein MNTLKTLTAAVALATLGATAPSVFAQSNATSGAQGAAATQQGTAAQQGSATQQGAAGSMGAATAQISDTELEKFASAESKVSEIRTEFSEKLAEAESQEKAQSLQMEAQEKMVEAVRDEGMEIPKYNEIATRLQSDPELQQRVSSMN; encoded by the coding sequence ATGAATACACTCAAGACACTGACCGCCGCAGTCGCTCTGGCCACCCTGGGTGCAACCGCACCAAGCGTGTTTGCACAGTCCAACGCTACCTCCGGCGCGCAGGGCGCTGCCGCGACGCAGCAGGGCACTGCCGCTCAGCAGGGCTCCGCCACTCAACAGGGTGCGGCTGGGTCCATGGGTGCAGCTACCGCCCAGATCAGCGATACCGAGCTGGAGAAGTTCGCTTCCGCCGAATCCAAGGTGAGCGAGATCCGCACCGAATTCTCTGAGAAGCTGGCAGAAGCTGAAAGCCAGGAGAAAGCGCAGTCCTTGCAGATGGAAGCCCAGGAAAAGATGGTTGAAGCGGTACGTGACGAAGGAATGGAAATTCCCAAGTACAACGAGATCGCAACCCGTCTGCAGAGCGATCCTGAGCTGCAGCAACGCGTTTCCAGCATGAACTGA
- a CDS encoding S-(hydroxymethyl)glutathione dehydrogenase/class III alcohol dehydrogenase, translated as MIKSRAAVAFEAGKPLEIVEVDVAPPKAGEVLVRIVATGVCHTDAFTLSGDDPEGIFPAILGHEGGGVVEAIGEGVTSLQVGDHVIPLYTAECRECKFCKSGKTNLCQAVRATQGKGLMPDGTTRFSYQGKPIYHYMGTSTFSEYTVLPEISLAKIPKEAPLEKVCLLGCGVTTGIGAVLNTAKVEEGSTVAIFGLGGIGLAAIIGAKMVNASRIIAIDINPSKFDIARELGATDFVNPKDHDKPIQEVIVEMTDGGVDYSFECVGNVQLMRAALECCHKGWGESTIIGVAGAGQEISTRPFQLVTGRVWRGSAFGGVKGRTELPGYVEKSQTGEIPLDTFITHNMGLDEINKAFDLMHEGKSIRTVIHF; from the coding sequence ATGATCAAATCTCGCGCAGCCGTGGCATTCGAAGCAGGAAAGCCGCTCGAAATCGTCGAGGTCGACGTCGCCCCGCCAAAGGCTGGGGAAGTCCTGGTTCGCATCGTAGCGACCGGCGTCTGTCATACCGACGCTTTCACCCTTTCTGGCGATGATCCGGAGGGCATCTTCCCGGCGATCCTCGGGCATGAAGGCGGCGGCGTTGTCGAAGCAATCGGCGAGGGCGTCACTTCTTTGCAAGTGGGTGATCACGTCATTCCGCTGTACACGGCCGAATGTCGCGAGTGCAAGTTCTGCAAGTCGGGCAAGACCAACCTGTGCCAGGCGGTACGTGCCACCCAGGGCAAGGGTTTGATGCCTGACGGCACCACGCGGTTTTCCTACCAGGGCAAACCGATCTATCACTATATGGGCACCTCGACCTTCTCCGAATACACCGTGCTGCCGGAAATCTCCCTGGCCAAAATCCCCAAGGAAGCACCGTTGGAAAAGGTTTGCCTGCTCGGTTGCGGTGTGACCACCGGCATCGGTGCCGTCCTCAACACGGCCAAGGTGGAAGAAGGCTCTACTGTCGCGATTTTCGGTCTCGGCGGGATCGGTCTGGCTGCGATCATCGGCGCCAAGATGGTCAATGCCAGTCGCATCATCGCTATCGACATTAACCCGTCCAAATTCGATATCGCCCGTGAGCTAGGCGCGACAGACTTCGTCAACCCGAAGGACCATGACAAGCCGATTCAGGAAGTCATCGTCGAAATGACCGATGGCGGCGTGGACTATTCGTTTGAATGCGTCGGCAACGTTCAGCTGATGCGTGCCGCGCTGGAGTGCTGTCACAAGGGGTGGGGTGAGTCGACCATTATCGGCGTAGCGGGTGCCGGGCAGGAAATCAGTACCCGGCCGTTCCAGTTGGTCACCGGTCGGGTGTGGCGCGGCAGTGCTTTCGGCGGTGTCAAAGGGCGCACCGAACTGCCGGGGTACGTGGAAAAATCACAGACGGGTGAAATTCCACTCGATACCTTCATCACTCATAACATGGGTCTGGACGAGATCAACAAGGCGTTCGATCTGATGCATGAGGGCAAAAGCATCCGCACGGTTATCCATTTCTAG
- the fghA gene encoding S-formylglutathione hydrolase, protein MTDLELVGANKSFGGWHKRYRHYSEVLGRDMIFAIFLPPQAEQGKSLPVLYWLSGLTCTDENFMQKAGAQRLAAELGLVIVCPDTSPRGDGVPDDPDGAYDFGWGAGFYINATEQPWSKHYRMYDYVTQEIPALVEANFPVSEQRSVSGHSMGGHGALICALKNPGRYRSVSAFAPIANPSGCPWGQKALERYLGPDQAQWKQWDASVLMAKASEKLPCLVDQGEDDSFLVEQLKPEALEQAASATGYPLTLRRQPGYDHSYYFVATFIDDHLRHHARALGLAG, encoded by the coding sequence ATGACTGATCTGGAACTGGTTGGCGCCAACAAGAGCTTTGGCGGTTGGCATAAGCGCTACAGGCACTACTCCGAGGTGCTTGGTCGCGACATGATCTTCGCCATCTTTCTTCCGCCTCAGGCTGAGCAGGGCAAGTCCCTGCCAGTGCTCTACTGGCTGTCCGGCCTGACCTGTACCGACGAGAATTTCATGCAGAAGGCCGGAGCCCAGCGGCTTGCAGCCGAGCTTGGTCTGGTGATCGTCTGCCCGGACACCAGCCCGCGCGGGGACGGGGTGCCGGACGACCCGGACGGAGCTTACGATTTCGGTTGGGGTGCCGGGTTCTACATCAACGCAACCGAGCAACCGTGGTCGAAGCATTACCGGATGTACGATTACGTGACGCAGGAGATTCCCGCACTGGTCGAGGCGAACTTCCCCGTCAGCGAGCAGCGTAGCGTTAGCGGCCATTCAATGGGAGGGCATGGCGCGCTGATATGCGCGCTGAAAAATCCTGGCCGCTATCGCTCGGTATCGGCGTTCGCGCCGATCGCCAATCCGTCCGGCTGCCCCTGGGGTCAAAAGGCGCTCGAACGTTACCTGGGCCCGGACCAGGCGCAGTGGAAGCAGTGGGACGCGTCGGTGCTGATGGCCAAGGCGAGCGAAAAACTTCCCTGCCTGGTCGATCAGGGGGAGGACGATAGTTTCCTCGTCGAACAGCTCAAGCCGGAAGCACTGGAGCAGGCGGCGAGCGCCACGGGTTATCCGCTGACGCTGCGGCGCCAACCGGGTTATGACCACAGCTATTATTTCGTCGCCACCTTCATTGATGACCATCTGCGGCACCACGCTCGCGCTTTGGGCTTGGCCGGTTGA
- the ispF gene encoding 2-C-methyl-D-erythritol 2,4-cyclodiphosphate synthase gives MRIGHGYDVHRFGDGNHIVLGGVQIPHHHGLIAHSDGDVLLHALTDALLGAAALGDIGQHFPDTDPRFKGADSRALLRHALSLINQKGWKVGNVDATIVAQAPKMAPHIAEMRRLIAEDLQVQLDQVNVKATTTEKLGFTGREEGIAVHAVALLLTL, from the coding sequence ATGCGCATCGGCCACGGTTATGACGTACATCGCTTCGGCGATGGTAACCACATCGTTCTCGGCGGGGTGCAAATCCCGCATCACCATGGTCTGATCGCTCACTCGGACGGCGACGTACTGCTGCATGCGCTGACTGATGCGCTTTTGGGGGCCGCCGCCCTCGGCGATATCGGCCAGCACTTTCCGGACACCGATCCCCGTTTCAAGGGCGCCGACAGTCGTGCTCTTCTGCGCCATGCGCTCAGCCTGATAAACCAGAAGGGCTGGAAGGTCGGCAATGTGGACGCGACCATTGTTGCCCAAGCCCCGAAGATGGCTCCACATATCGCCGAGATGCGTCGATTGATCGCTGAGGATCTGCAGGTGCAGCTCGATCAGGTAAACGTCAAGGCGACCACCACTGAGAAGCTGGGTTTCACCGGTCGGGAAGAGGGCATCGCTGTTCACGCGGTCGCGCTCCTGCTGACGTTGTGA
- the truD gene encoding tRNA pseudouridine(13) synthase TruD has protein sequence MSGADELLGPRAWGAACGTAVLKAVPEHFRVTEVVDIELDGTGEHLWLHLLKRDLNTEEVARRLARASGVSLRDVSYAGLKDRRAVTSQWFSIQLPGRPDPDFASLWSEDLHCLERVRHRRKLQRGAHSANRFAIVLSQLVAERDALEERLGRIAAEGVPNYIGPQRFGRNGSNVFDARSWAERGALPPARGTRSRLLSTARSLLFNRVLAQRVADGSWNHILEDDCVAFTDSRSHFPASRLAADDPRSLALDIHPTGPLWGLGEPSVGPTLAALERDAAQSEAALAAWLEHAGLEQARRTLRLPIDALAWHYPSPTSIELEFTLPTGCFATAVIRELVELTDEPGGGLESES, from the coding sequence GTGAGCGGCGCCGACGAGCTTCTCGGCCCACGCGCCTGGGGTGCTGCGTGCGGGACTGCCGTCCTCAAGGCAGTGCCAGAGCACTTCCGGGTCACCGAGGTCGTGGATATCGAGCTCGACGGAACCGGCGAACATCTCTGGCTGCATCTACTCAAGCGTGACCTGAATACCGAAGAGGTTGCCAGGCGACTGGCGCGGGCGTCCGGCGTCTCGCTTCGTGACGTCAGCTACGCAGGTCTGAAGGACCGTCGTGCGGTAACCAGCCAGTGGTTCAGTATCCAGTTGCCAGGTCGGCCCGATCCGGATTTCGCTTCGCTCTGGAGCGAGGATCTGCACTGTCTCGAAAGGGTTCGTCACCGGCGCAAGCTGCAGCGTGGTGCCCATAGCGCCAACCGCTTTGCCATCGTGCTTAGCCAACTCGTCGCCGAGCGTGATGCCCTGGAAGAGCGTCTCGGGCGTATCGCTGCTGAGGGCGTGCCGAACTACATCGGGCCGCAGCGCTTCGGCCGCAACGGCAGCAATGTATTCGACGCGCGTAGCTGGGCCGAAAGAGGCGCGCTACCCCCGGCCCGTGGGACACGGTCGCGTCTGCTCAGTACGGCACGCAGTCTGCTGTTCAATCGAGTGCTCGCTCAGCGGGTGGCTGATGGCAGTTGGAACCACATACTGGAAGATGATTGCGTCGCTTTTACCGACAGCCGGAGCCATTTTCCTGCGAGCCGGCTGGCAGCCGACGATCCGCGTTCGCTGGCGCTGGACATTCATCCGACCGGCCCGCTTTGGGGGCTCGGAGAGCCGTCCGTCGGCCCGACCCTGGCGGCGCTGGAGCGCGACGCGGCGCAAAGCGAGGCAGCGCTGGCGGCCTGGCTCGAACATGCTGGGCTGGAGCAGGCCCGGCGTACTCTTCGGCTCCCAATAGACGCTCTGGCGTGGCATTATCCGTCCCCAACGAGTATTGAACTGGAATTCACCCTGCCGACCGGTTGCTTCGCTACCGCGGTCATACGCGAGCTTGTCGAACTGACCGACGAACCCGGTGGCGGACTGGAAAGCGAGAGTTGA
- the surE gene encoding 5'/3'-nucleotidase SurE, which translates to MRILIANDDGVLAPGLTALHDALSDYADCVVVAPHEDRSGASSALSLDKPLRPFTLANGFIGLNGTPTDCVHLGLNALYPDSVDMVVAGINLGANLGDDVLYSGTVAAALEGRFLARPAMAFSLVGRQVDNLPAAAAIARNMVEMHGDLDLPPRTVLSVNIPNLPLDHLKGIRLTRLGHRSRAARPVKWVDPRGKEGYWISVAGDAEDGGEGTDFHAVMQGYVSVTPLRVDKTHYEVFDHLGQWLERLG; encoded by the coding sequence ATGCGTATCCTTATTGCCAACGACGATGGGGTGCTGGCCCCTGGGCTGACTGCCTTGCATGATGCTCTCAGCGACTACGCTGACTGCGTTGTGGTGGCCCCCCATGAAGACCGAAGTGGAGCCAGCAGTGCCCTCAGTCTGGACAAGCCGCTGCGTCCATTTACCCTTGCCAACGGTTTCATCGGGCTGAACGGCACCCCTACCGACTGCGTTCACCTCGGTCTTAATGCGCTATATCCGGACAGCGTTGATATGGTCGTCGCAGGCATCAACCTTGGGGCCAACCTGGGCGATGACGTCCTGTATTCGGGAACCGTCGCCGCAGCACTCGAAGGTCGGTTTCTGGCGCGCCCGGCCATGGCGTTCTCGCTCGTGGGGCGTCAGGTGGACAATCTACCGGCGGCTGCAGCAATCGCCCGCAACATGGTGGAGATGCACGGCGACCTGGATCTACCGCCACGCACGGTACTGAGTGTGAATATCCCCAACCTGCCGCTCGACCACCTCAAGGGGATCCGCCTGACGCGCCTGGGCCATCGCTCCAGAGCTGCGCGCCCGGTCAAATGGGTTGACCCCCGCGGCAAGGAGGGGTACTGGATCTCCGTGGCCGGTGATGCCGAGGATGGCGGCGAAGGCACAGACTTCCATGCAGTCATGCAGGGTTACGTCTCGGTTACCCCGCTTCGGGTCGATAAAACCCATTACGAGGTGTTCGACCATCTCGGCCAATGGCTGGAGCGGCTGGGCTAG
- a CDS encoding protein-L-isoaspartate(D-aspartate) O-methyltransferase, with product MAGAAGLDVRDDIYKNGIGMTSQRTRERLLERLFEEGIRNLHVLEAIRRTPRHLFVDEALAHRAYEDTALPIGHNQTLSQPYIVARMTELLLGGGPLDKVMEVGTGSGYQTAILAQVVERVFSVERILPLQERAKVVLKDINVRNVVFRHADGNWGWPQYGPYDAILVTAAPADVPVELLGQLADGGRMVIPVGESEQYLTLVIREGEQFIRHQVEPVRFVPLLAGAITS from the coding sequence ATGGCTGGAGCGGCTGGGCTAGATGTGAGAGACGATATCTACAAAAACGGTATTGGCATGACCTCGCAGCGCACTCGCGAGCGCTTGCTCGAGCGTCTGTTCGAGGAAGGCATTCGCAATCTGCACGTGCTCGAGGCGATCCGCCGTACCCCGCGGCATCTGTTCGTCGACGAGGCCCTGGCGCACCGGGCCTATGAAGACACGGCACTGCCGATCGGGCATAACCAGACGCTGTCGCAACCTTACATCGTCGCGCGCATGACCGAGCTGTTGCTCGGCGGTGGGCCGCTGGACAAGGTCATGGAAGTGGGCACCGGTTCCGGCTACCAGACCGCCATCCTGGCACAGGTGGTCGAGCGCGTATTCAGTGTGGAGCGGATCCTGCCGTTGCAGGAACGGGCCAAGGTGGTACTCAAGGACATCAACGTACGTAACGTGGTATTCCGGCATGCCGACGGCAATTGGGGCTGGCCGCAGTACGGCCCCTATGACGCGATCCTCGTTACCGCGGCGCCGGCCGACGTACCAGTGGAGCTGCTGGGGCAGCTAGCCGACGGCGGCCGAATGGTGATTCCGGTGGGTGAGAGCGAGCAGTATCTGACTCTGGTCATCCGCGAAGGCGAACAGTTCATAAGACATCAGGTCGAACCGGTACGATTCGTACCACTCTTGGCAGGAGCCATCACCTCTTGA